The genomic stretch ACGGTAGCGGTCTTGATGGGAGGCTCATCTTCTGAGCGGGAGATCTCGCTTATGTCTGGCCGGCAGGTGGTCGCGGCCTTAGGTCGGCTGGGCCACAGGGTGATTGAGGCGGACCCCAGCCATGGCGGTGTGGAGAAACTGATGTCGGAGCGGCCTGATGTCGCTTTCATTGCGATGCACGGGAGGCTTGGAGAGGATGGATGCATGCAGGGGCTTCTTGAGGTTCTCGGCATCCCCTACACAGGGTCATCCGTTCTGGGAAGCGCTCTTGCCATGGACAAGGCGGTATCCAAAGCGGTATTCTCGGCAGCCGGTGTGCCCACCCCTGGTTACGTGGTCCTGAACTCCCGTGACCCGCTGGATGCCTCGGCGGCCAGAGCAGTCGCGGAAATCGGCGTCCCATGCGTGGTAAAACCCTCCTGCCAGGGATCTACTGTTGGAATCACCATAGTGAAGAGCCGCCCCGCCCTGGGCGAGGCCATGAAGCTCGCATTCAGCTACGATCCTTTGGCAGTGGTGGAGAGATACGTCTTGGGAACAGAGGTCACCGTGGGAGTGCTAGGCAACGACGAGCTGAAGGCTCTGCCCGTGCTTGAGATCGTGCCCAAGAATGAGATGTACGACTGGGAATCCAAGTACACCCCTGGGATGTCGGAACACATCATCCCTGCGAGAATACCGGCGCAGGCGGACGCGGAATGCAGGAGGCTTGCGGTTAGGGCCCATTCGGCGCTCAAGTGCCATTCCTTCTCGAGGGTGGATATGATCGTAGAGCCATCCGGGCGCGTTTGGGTGCTGGAGGTCAACACTATTCCCGGGCTTACGGAGGTGAGCCTTCTTCCCGACGCAGCGAAAGCAGCCGGAATAACATTCGATCGGCTTGTTCAGCTGATGATAGACGGGGCTTTCAAGCGTTGACGACTACAGCCACATCGGTCTGGCGCTGTCCTTTTCACCAAGAATACGGTAGAATATGAAGGGATGCCGATAATCGGGCATGCCGCTTTCAGGGCATGCCCCCGCTGCAAAGGGGGGTGGAGTCAGATGCGGGATGCTCCCGTCGATCTCGAGCACCTCTCTGCAGACCTTCGCGTGGTGCTCGACTCCATAAACGAGGGAATCCACATAGTGGACACCTCCGGTGTTACTGTCTTTTACAACAAGGTCGCCGCGGTTCTCGACTACCTCGACCCGTCGGAGGTGGTAGGGAAGCATATCCTGTCGGTGTTCCCGTCACTCTCGGAAGACACAAGCACACTCCTGTCAGTGCTTCGAACTGGGCGCCCATCTCAAGTCAGGCAGCAAACGTTCCGCAATTTCAAGGACAACACCATTACAACCCTGAACTCAACACTCCCCATCTACGTTGGCGCGAAGCTCGTCGGCGCCATTGAGGTGTCGAAGGACGTTACTCTCGTGAAAGCCCTCGCTGAGCGCGTGGTGGATCTACAGGCGGAGCTATACGCGGCAAGGAACGGGCAGGAACGGGGCCGCACCGCCGGGCCGGGGCCTGACCGCGGCACTGCCAGGTACAGCTTCGATGACATGATCGCCGCAAGCCGCCAGATGCAGGACGTGATATTCCGAGCTCGGCGCGCGGCCGCTGGCCAGTCGCCGGTGCTTGTTTTCGGAGAGACGGGCACTGGCAAGGAGTTGGTTGTCCAGTCGATACACAATGCATCTCCGCGTGCATCAAAACCTTTTGTCGCTCAGAACTGCGCTGCCCTTCCGGGAACGCTTCTCGAAGGGATTCTCTTCGGCACCGCCAAAGGCGCCTTCACAGGGGCTGAGAACCGCCCGGGCCTGTTTGAGGTGGCAAACGGGGGCGCCATGTTCCTTGATGAGGTTGACGCCATGCCCCTCTCGCTCCAGGCCAAGCTGCTCCGGGTGATACAGGAGGGCGCACTGCGAAGGATAGGAGAATCCGCAGAGCGCAGGATCGATGTCAGGCTCCTCTCATCGATGTCGTCGAACCCCATGTCCGCAGTGGAGCGCGGGCTTGTCAGGCGCGATCTCTTCTTCAGAATAGGAGTGATCGTAATCGAGATCCCCCCCCTACGCGACAGGCGCGACGATATCCCGGCGCTCACATCCCACTTCATCTCCAGGTATGCGACTCAGTTCGGTGTCGATGTGCGTGGCATGACTTCTGCAGCTATGGACCTGTTCATGCGCCATCCCTGGCAGGGCAACATCCGCGAGCTTCAGCATGCCATAGAAGCGGCGGTTCAGCTGTCACAGGGGCAGCTCATCGGCATTGAGCATCTTCCTTCTCACTTCGATGACATCCGCGGCAGTGAAAAGAGCCATCGGGGCGCAGCAGCAGCCGCTGCAGCCGCTGCCGCTGCTGCCCAAACGAGTGAACTCCGCGCCGCTGATAGCCTATCTCCCGCTTTGGCGCCGTCACTGAGGCAGCTTGAGGAGGAGATGCTCCGATCCGCCCTCCACATGTCAAAGGGAAACGTATCTGCCGCAGCGCGCCGTCTTGGCGTCCCTCGTCAGACACTTCAGCACAAGCTCAAGAGGTTGGGCATAGACTCGGGCAAAGCAGCGGACTGACCTGCCGACGCTTGGGCGCATGCCCATTATTGGGCAGCACCCAAACCAAGCCAAGCAGGGCATCTTCTGAGCGTAGCGTTGGCATGGCTCTTGCGAGAGTGTTGTTGACAAGACGAATCAGGAGGTGCGGACGATGGCGAGAGGCTGCAAGTACGGAACTCACCGCGTGATGGAGCCAGCAGGGGTCATGCCTCAGGCGGCGTGGAAGATTGATAACACGATGACGATCCGCGACAACGAGATACTTGTGAAAGTCGAAACGTTGAACATCGACGCGGCGAGTTTCACTCAGATCAAGCAGGAGGCCGCAGGGGATGTTGGCCGAATCGGCGAGATCATGCTCGGGATCGTGGCGAAGCGCGGCAAGCATCACAATCCCGTTACAGGCTCAGGCGGGATGTTGATCGGGGCTATCGAAAAGGTCGGGTCGGACCTAGCTGGAGTGGTCGACCTCAAGGTTGGCGACAGAATTGCTACACTAGTCTCTCTCTCACTCACACCGCTCGTCATTGACAAGATCATCGCGGTGCATTCTGACACCGACCAGGTGGATATCGAAGGCCATGCCGTTCTGTTCGAGAGCGGAATATACGCGAAGCTCCCCAATGACATGCCTGCAAGCTTGGCCCTTGCAGTTCTGGATGTGGCCGGCGCTCCGGCACAAACAGCGAAGCTC from Clostridia bacterium encodes the following:
- a CDS encoding D-alanine--D-alanine ligase, with product MDSGNQPLTVAVLMGGSSSEREISLMSGRQVVAALGRLGHRVIEADPSHGGVEKLMSERPDVAFIAMHGRLGEDGCMQGLLEVLGIPYTGSSVLGSALAMDKAVSKAVFSAAGVPTPGYVVLNSRDPLDASAARAVAEIGVPCVVKPSCQGSTVGITIVKSRPALGEAMKLAFSYDPLAVVERYVLGTEVTVGVLGNDELKALPVLEIVPKNEMYDWESKYTPGMSEHIIPARIPAQADAECRRLAVRAHSALKCHSFSRVDMIVEPSGRVWVLEVNTIPGLTEVSLLPDAAKAAGITFDRLVQLMIDGAFKR
- a CDS encoding sigma 54-interacting transcriptional regulator, with the protein product MRDAPVDLEHLSADLRVVLDSINEGIHIVDTSGVTVFYNKVAAVLDYLDPSEVVGKHILSVFPSLSEDTSTLLSVLRTGRPSQVRQQTFRNFKDNTITTLNSTLPIYVGAKLVGAIEVSKDVTLVKALAERVVDLQAELYAARNGQERGRTAGPGPDRGTARYSFDDMIAASRQMQDVIFRARRAAAGQSPVLVFGETGTGKELVVQSIHNASPRASKPFVAQNCAALPGTLLEGILFGTAKGAFTGAENRPGLFEVANGGAMFLDEVDAMPLSLQAKLLRVIQEGALRRIGESAERRIDVRLLSSMSSNPMSAVERGLVRRDLFFRIGVIVIEIPPLRDRRDDIPALTSHFISRYATQFGVDVRGMTSAAMDLFMRHPWQGNIRELQHAIEAAVQLSQGQLIGIEHLPSHFDDIRGSEKSHRGAAAAAAAAAAAAQTSELRAADSLSPALAPSLRQLEEEMLRSALHMSKGNVSAAARRLGVPRQTLQHKLKRLGIDSGKAAD
- a CDS encoding L-erythro-3,5-diaminohexanoate dehydrogenase; translation: MARGCKYGTHRVMEPAGVMPQAAWKIDNTMTIRDNEILVKVETLNIDAASFTQIKQEAAGDVGRIGEIMLGIVAKRGKHHNPVTGSGGMLIGAIEKVGSDLAGVVDLKVGDRIATLVSLSLTPLVIDKIIAVHSDTDQVDIEGHAVLFESGIYAKLPNDMPASLALAVLDVAGAPAQTAKLVKPGDVVLIIGAGGKSGLLCMYEARKRAGVTGKVIALAHSAGSKARAEATGWADVVLQGDATKPLDILHMVENATGGHLADVTINCVNIPGAEMSSILATRELGIVYFFSMATSFTAAALGAEGVGHDVTMIIGNGYTRGHAEIALAELRESAQLRQIFEELYAR